The following coding sequences are from one Phycisphaerae bacterium window:
- a CDS encoding cobalamin-dependent protein (Presence of a B(12) (cobalamin)-binding domain implies dependence on cobalamin itself, in one of its several forms, or in some unusual lineages, dependence on a cobalamin-like analog.) has translation MSNSEMLAGLASAVENLDAKNVKSLVEQALASGMKPADILTNGLSEGMRRVGKAFNTGDMFMPEVLVACDVYFAGLAVVRPLLLAGGDDCVIGTMVMGNIHGDIHTVGKNVAMPVFEANGIRVIDIGVSASDDAFVEAIRQHKPQIVGFGTYMTSTFMHTKETVAAIEKAGLRNQVKIICGGPAVDADAARRMGADDASDDAWVAVKKIKRLLGAPADEE, from the coding sequence ATGAGCAACTCGGAGATGTTGGCCGGCCTGGCCTCGGCAGTGGAGAACCTGGACGCGAAAAACGTCAAGTCCCTGGTGGAACAGGCTTTGGCGTCGGGCATGAAGCCTGCCGACATCCTGACGAATGGTCTGTCGGAGGGCATGCGTCGGGTGGGCAAGGCTTTCAATACCGGGGACATGTTCATGCCCGAGGTGCTGGTGGCGTGCGACGTATACTTCGCGGGCCTGGCCGTGGTGCGCCCGTTATTGTTGGCCGGCGGAGACGATTGCGTGATCGGCACCATGGTGATGGGCAACATCCACGGTGACATCCACACGGTGGGCAAGAACGTGGCCATGCCTGTTTTCGAAGCCAACGGCATCCGGGTGATCGACATCGGCGTCAGTGCCAGCGATGACGCCTTCGTCGAGGCGATCCGCCAGCACAAGCCCCAGATTGTCGGGTTCGGAACGTACATGACCTCGACTTTTATGCACACCAAGGAGACGGTCGCGGCCATCGAAAAGGCCGGTTTGCGGAATCAGGTCAAGATCATATGCGGCGGTCCGGCGGTGGATGCCGATGCCGCTCGCAGAATGGGAGCCGATGACGCGAGCGACGACGCCTGGGTCGCGGTCAAGAAAATCAAGCGTCTCCTCGGCGCGCCGGCCGATGAGGAATGA
- a CDS encoding uroporphyrinogen decarboxylase family protein: MSKVVDQWVERLKGKIKPVGEMTHWERMAAAFDLKETDMVPVAPELDYWQITYAGYSHKAIYNDVDKTTDACIKTWADLRCDAIWMYVDISHQIENFIPPEKRPEHFIHRGKDDYLLFKPIAQTLDEAIAMYEQRTWEKYTAGSRPATHYTPHMLQLLEFQEKMGRQVPVIVGIATPTNYAETVVEVQNFLKWMVTEPEDKIRYYLDLCLKERLEALDFYAEFAAKNGAQFCCGFGGARTWGPRHLDKFGDVDRIWLDKAKKIFPYVFWHICGHNLPKALELLAAWDGIKAVQYDMPYYGQDISWPQWCEQVARLFHGKRCAMNAPTTQMACHGTADQVSRMVAEFIDATLPHTTACVMPGCEIDSFSPVANVRAMIDTARSRRGSA, translated from the coding sequence ATGAGCAAGGTTGTCGATCAATGGGTGGAGCGTCTGAAAGGCAAGATCAAACCGGTGGGCGAGATGACTCACTGGGAGCGAATGGCGGCGGCTTTCGATCTGAAGGAAACCGACATGGTTCCTGTCGCTCCGGAATTGGACTACTGGCAGATCACGTATGCAGGCTATTCGCATAAGGCGATCTACAACGACGTTGATAAGACGACTGACGCGTGCATTAAGACCTGGGCCGACCTGCGCTGTGATGCGATCTGGATGTACGTGGACATCAGCCACCAGATTGAGAACTTTATCCCCCCGGAGAAGCGGCCCGAGCATTTCATCCATCGTGGCAAAGACGATTACCTGCTTTTCAAGCCGATCGCCCAAACGCTGGACGAGGCAATCGCCATGTACGAGCAGCGGACTTGGGAGAAATACACGGCAGGTTCCCGCCCCGCCACGCATTATACCCCGCACATGCTTCAGCTTCTCGAGTTCCAGGAGAAGATGGGCCGGCAGGTGCCCGTGATCGTGGGCATTGCCACGCCCACGAACTATGCCGAAACGGTGGTCGAGGTCCAGAACTTCCTGAAGTGGATGGTTACCGAGCCGGAGGACAAGATCCGGTATTATCTGGACCTCTGCTTGAAGGAACGTCTCGAGGCGCTGGATTTCTATGCCGAATTCGCTGCCAAGAACGGGGCCCAGTTCTGTTGTGGATTCGGGGGCGCGAGGACCTGGGGACCCCGGCATCTGGACAAGTTCGGCGACGTCGACCGGATCTGGCTGGACAAGGCCAAGAAGATATTTCCTTATGTCTTCTGGCATATCTGCGGTCACAACCTGCCTAAGGCCCTGGAGCTGCTCGCCGCTTGGGACGGGATCAAGGCGGTGCAGTACGACATGCCCTACTACGGTCAGGATATATCATGGCCGCAGTGGTGCGAACAAGTGGCCAGGCTTTTCCACGGCAAGCGATGCGCCATGAACGCTCCAACAACGCAGATGGCCTGCCACGGCACCGCCGACCAAGTCAGCCGTATGGTCGCGGAGTTCATTGACGCGACACTTCCGCACACCACGGCGTGCGTCATGCCGGGTTGCGAAATAGACTCTTTCTCGCCGGTTGCGAACGTGAGGGCTATGATTGATACGGCCCGATCCCGGCGAGGGTCCGCATGA
- a CDS encoding ThuA domain-containing protein → MGLFGLILVHMLTAVPPADSATSEADAKMPPASQPAIIRGLMFVGGHAHDFDMEPARLAELLRRQENIDIRITTDLGELTTGNVATVDVLMFNACLDKGMDEAKQRVLLDALRRGKGLVAMHCALWCFQDWVEWRRMLGGIVLKHDLYGPFEIGVVYPAHPIAQGVPATLAITDEPYYVDERGPDICVIAQTLRTHPGRQTSEPQVWTNRYMGGRIFVIAMGHDEHALFHPAYLKLLTNGIRWAATRLGPAQVLSDHERREGFIPLFDGTTLRGWRYDPRLWTVRDGTIVGSTYPTPLAVNSCAIADGRYSDFILRFSVKFVSGNSGVQFRSLELPNFEVAGYQVDIVPLGWGNLHEQNGRRRLVDGWTKKAEYAVNLQDWNDMEVQARGRRIILKTNGVITADYLETDESVPLTGIIALQLHRETLMEVQFTNIRIKPLDTSDASGKAESPLRR, encoded by the coding sequence ATGGGACTTTTCGGCCTGATTCTCGTTCACATGCTGACGGCCGTGCCGCCGGCAGATTCGGCGACATCGGAAGCGGATGCAAAAATGCCACCGGCGTCACAACCGGCAATCATTCGCGGCCTCATGTTTGTCGGAGGCCATGCCCATGATTTCGACATGGAACCGGCACGATTAGCCGAACTCCTCAGGCGACAGGAGAACATCGACATTCGAATCACCACCGACTTGGGCGAGTTGACGACCGGCAACGTGGCGACCGTTGATGTGCTGATGTTCAACGCCTGTCTCGACAAGGGAATGGACGAGGCGAAACAACGCGTACTCCTCGACGCGCTTCGCAGGGGCAAAGGCCTCGTTGCCATGCACTGTGCTCTCTGGTGCTTCCAGGATTGGGTGGAATGGCGCCGGATGCTGGGCGGCATAGTCCTCAAGCACGACCTGTACGGGCCCTTTGAAATTGGGGTGGTTTACCCCGCACATCCCATTGCCCAAGGGGTGCCGGCCACTCTTGCGATTACGGATGAACCATACTATGTGGATGAGCGCGGACCGGATATCTGCGTCATTGCCCAGACCTTAAGAACCCATCCGGGCCGACAGACTTCCGAGCCGCAAGTGTGGACGAACCGCTATATGGGTGGGCGAATATTCGTCATTGCCATGGGGCATGACGAACATGCTTTATTCCATCCGGCTTATCTGAAGCTGCTGACGAACGGAATTCGTTGGGCAGCCACCCGACTCGGACCCGCGCAGGTGCTCAGTGATCATGAGCGCCGGGAAGGTTTCATTCCGTTGTTCGACGGAACAACGCTGCGCGGATGGCGTTACGACCCAAGACTGTGGACGGTCCGCGATGGAACGATCGTCGGGAGCACTTACCCCACACCCCTGGCCGTCAACTCCTGCGCGATCGCCGACGGTCGCTACAGCGATTTCATCCTGCGTTTCAGCGTCAAGTTTGTCAGCGGCAACAGCGGCGTTCAATTTCGAAGCCTCGAACTCCCGAACTTCGAAGTTGCTGGATATCAAGTAGATATCGTTCCGTTGGGCTGGGGAAACCTTCACGAACAAAACGGCCGCAGACGACTTGTTGACGGCTGGACCAAAAAGGCTGAATACGCCGTCAATCTGCAAGATTGGAACGACATGGAAGTCCAAGCCCGCGGCCGGCGCATCATCCTCAAAACCAATGGGGTGATTACCGCTGATTACCTGGAAACCGATGAAAGCGTTCCTCTCACTGGAATCATCGCCTTGCAGTTGCATCGCGAGACGCTGATGGAAGTTCAGTTCACCAATATCCGGATCAAGCCTCTCGACACGTCAGACGCCTCCGGGAAGGCGGAATCGCCCCTCCGGCGTTAA
- a CDS encoding vitamin B12 dependent-methionine synthase activation domain-containing protein, with the protein MSIQQQVIDLEITLDPEEVLRTMGGVRKGPIKQSIVRMVHEYVGRFQDDIRPRGVYAVCDVMSIGEGRLHLRDGHVFEGQIADFLEPAGRVAVFIVTIGEEIEQAAERRMEQGATLEGFTIDAIGSVAADSAADAMADHVLWCDAQAGEAVTLPFSPGYCGMALEEQKTLFSILDSNLVGVELLPTMIMRPIKSVSGLVGIGPQDRIAAHGIPCERCRVKSCRMRR; encoded by the coding sequence ATGAGCATTCAACAACAAGTCATCGATCTGGAGATTACCCTGGATCCGGAAGAGGTGCTGCGCACGATGGGCGGAGTGCGCAAGGGCCCGATCAAGCAGTCCATCGTGCGTATGGTTCATGAGTATGTGGGGCGGTTCCAGGATGACATTCGTCCTCGCGGGGTGTATGCCGTTTGTGATGTTATGTCCATCGGCGAGGGCCGTTTGCACTTGAGAGACGGTCATGTTTTCGAGGGACAGATCGCAGATTTTCTTGAGCCGGCCGGTCGCGTGGCTGTTTTCATTGTGACCATTGGCGAGGAGATCGAACAGGCAGCCGAGCGTAGAATGGAGCAGGGCGCGACGCTGGAGGGCTTCACCATTGACGCCATCGGCTCCGTGGCTGCCGACTCGGCGGCCGATGCCATGGCAGATCATGTTCTCTGGTGCGATGCCCAGGCGGGGGAGGCGGTAACGCTGCCGTTCAGCCCGGGTTACTGCGGGATGGCCCTGGAAGAGCAGAAGACGCTGTTTTCAATTCTCGATTCGAACCTGGTGGGCGTTGAACTGCTGCCGACCATGATCATGCGTCCGATAAAGAGCGTGTCGGGCCTTGTCGGGATTGGTCCTCAAGACCGAATTGCCGCTCATGGGATTCCCTGTGAACGCTGTCGAGTCAAATCGTGCAGGATGCGCCGATAG
- a CDS encoding alkaline phosphatase D family protein codes for MFCRRDDPEGFLIYDAMAALKPKFTLFTGDSVYLDNEPPIANTVELARHHWHRMHSLPRLVRFYLQVPGYWEKDDHDTYCNDCWPTIEAPLMAPLTYEQGLRVFREQVPAPPRLYRTVRWGKDLEIWLVEGRDFRSPNDMPDGPDKTIWGIEQKEWLKKTLVASDATFKILVSPTPIIGPDRAKKADNHSNKAFAHEGNEFRQWVRENLPGSFMIFCGDRHWQYHSVDPATGVEEFDCGPASDEHAGGSPGLDPAYHRFHRLKGGFLSATVQRIDDHPRLIVRLHDVGGRVVYERRFEQ; via the coding sequence GATGTTCTGCAGGCGCGATGATCCGGAGGGGTTTCTCATCTACGATGCGATGGCCGCGCTCAAACCCAAGTTCACCTTGTTCACCGGCGACAGCGTCTATCTTGACAACGAGCCACCGATTGCCAACACGGTTGAACTCGCACGCCACCACTGGCACCGAATGCATAGCCTGCCTCGCTTGGTCCGGTTTTACCTGCAGGTCCCCGGCTATTGGGAGAAGGACGACCACGACACATACTGCAACGACTGCTGGCCGACGATAGAAGCCCCGCTGATGGCGCCGCTGACCTATGAGCAGGGGCTGCGCGTCTTTCGAGAGCAGGTGCCTGCGCCTCCGCGGTTGTATCGCACCGTGCGGTGGGGCAAAGACCTCGAAATCTGGCTGGTCGAAGGCCGCGACTTCCGATCTCCCAACGATATGCCCGACGGCCCCGACAAGACCATCTGGGGAATCGAACAGAAGGAGTGGCTGAAGAAAACTCTCGTGGCCAGTGATGCAACCTTCAAGATTCTCGTCAGCCCGACGCCGATCATCGGTCCGGACCGAGCCAAGAAGGCCGACAACCACTCCAACAAGGCGTTCGCTCACGAGGGCAACGAGTTTCGCCAATGGGTCAGGGAAAACCTGCCAGGGAGCTTCATGATCTTCTGTGGCGATCGACACTGGCAGTACCACTCGGTGGATCCGGCGACAGGGGTGGAGGAATTCGACTGTGGGCCGGCTAGCGATGAGCATGCCGGCGGTTCACCCGGTCTGGACCCTGCCTATCACCGGTTCCATCGCCTCAAGGGCGGCTTCCTGTCCGCCACTGTGCAGAGAATCGACGACCATCCGCGCCTTATAGTGCGCCTGCACGACGTCGGGGGCCGAGTGGTGTACGAAAGACGATTCGAACAGTGA